The nucleotide window GGGTGATCCTCGCGCGAAATCCGGCCCAAAGATTCCTCCGATGGGCACCTCTTGCGACCACGTTAACAACGGCTGGTTTGGCGTCAGCGTCGGTCAGTACAACATTGCCGGCAGCACTTCGCTGCCCTTCAAGAACTCGTCGGCACCCGAAATCACAAATCCCTAGGTCGCACGTTCGAGTCATGCCGGGGGCACTGATCATCCTGCGAGACGAGTGTTTCGGCTGATACGTGACAGTTATTTCAGTTGATTCTTGACGCTCGCGAGGACCAGGTCGTCCAACGCGCCACAAACCCGGGGGTTCGGTCGAAGTGGCATTCTCCCGGTCGGCCGCCCCGTTACGAACTGCGGAGACAGCATCAGTGCCCACAATCTCGGGTTGCGGTTTCCTATTCGCGACGACCGGGTCAATACCCGGGCACGACGCGGGCAACGAACGAGAACAAATCAACGGGCCGTCGGCGCCGCGGATCGGCTCAATCGCAGCCGGAATCGGAACAGGAATGTCGACGACTAACCATCCTGGCGCCACGACCAGCAACGGGCACTGAAAGTGCACGTCAGAGCCGATTTTGGGCCGGAGATCACCCTGGCCCACCTCGGGTTTGACGTCGCCAATCCGCGCCATCGTTAGCCGTCGAAAAAACGTTGTTCCCGGACCCGTGCGGCAATGCTAGTTTTTGATCAGAACGAACCGGACTTCAGATTTCCTCGGGAAGGTCCTTCGCCTATGCATGATCGCCGCGGCTCATCCAGGAGTTCTGATCATCGCTTGGAATCGGCTGTATGTGATTCAACGTTTTTGAGGGAGTCGAAATGAAGTTGAACCCCATTCGCTTCGGCACTGCGATATTGGGTTGTGCTGCAGCCATTGTGTTTCCCACCGCGGTGGCCAGCGCCGATCCACCTGACCCGCACCAGCCGGACATGACGAAGGGCTGGTGCCCGGGTGGTCGATGGGGTTGGGGCGAGCTAGCCGTGTGCGACGGCGAGAAGTACCCCGACGGGTCGTTTTGGCACCAGTGGATGAAAACCTGGATGGTCGGCCCTCAGTTCTACTACGACTGCGTCAGCGGCGACGAGCCTCTCCCCGGCCCGCCACCGCCCGGTGGCTGCGACGGGGCGATTCCGCCCGAACCTGCCCCTCCCGCGGCCTGACCGCGGCTGGCCGCTCCAGGACACCGGTTGGCGCCTGGACTTGGGTGGCGGGTGACGATTAGCGGCGTCGAGTGGCCACGCAACCTGCCGGGGCGGAGTGGGCGTTTCGCGGAAGCTCTTTGATCTTGCCTAGACGCTATGGGCTGGTTTCAATTTCGGCACCATGCTCCGGATCAATCCTTACCGTGCGCGCGACGTCCGTACTCGGCAAGCGCATTCTCGAAGCGTTCGCGGGTGAAGTCGGGCCACAGTTCATCGACGAACAGCAGTTCGGCGTACGCCGCGTGCCAGAGAAAGCCGTTGGATAGACGCCTATCGCCACCGGTGCGAATGACCAGATCGAGATCGCGCATTTCCGGCGCACACAGCAGCCGCCGAAATACTTCCTCGCCGCCACCCTGGTAGCGCTGTGCGGCGTCCAGCAGCTCTTGACGGCCCCCGTAGTTGAGCCCGAAGAACAGATCCATGCGGCTGTTGTGCGCGGTGCCGGCTTCGGCGCGATCCACCGCGTCAGACATATCCTGCGGCAGCCCATTGCGCGATCCCACCACCCGCAACCGGACGCCCCAAGGCCCCAGCAGCTGGATACCCTGATCGAATAGGGCCGCCATGATGCTCATGAGGGTGGCGACCTCCTCGGCTGAACGCATCATGTTATCAACGGAGAAGGTGAATAGGGAAAGCTGCTCGATGCCCAGTTCGCAGGCATCGCGAACACGTTTGAGTGCGACCTTGCCCCCAGCCAGATGGCCTTCCATCGCAGAGAGCCCGCGTCGGGTGGCCCAGCGCGCGTTCCCGTCGGTGTAGATGGCCACGCAGCGCGGTGGCTGCTGGGCTGTTGCCCCTGACTGCTGATGGTCGAGCTGGTGCATGAATTTCCGCCCTCAGATCACGCCGTCTTCTGCTGTTGAACAAGTTCGTCGGGCCGCGATGGGCGCCGCAGGTAGTCGTGCCGCGGCGTCGCATAGTGCATCACCGGTTATCGGGGCCCTCGGCATCCCGAATGCCGCCCATGCCGTGGAACGGTGACGACGTGTCATGTCGCTGTCCATAATGTCATCGTGGAGTGGCGAAAAGCGGTGTAATGGCTACACCCGGGCCGCACCGGGAGTTGTTGTCTTCACCGAACCGTCTGCCGCACGCGTACATGCGAATGCGAGTGTTGGGCCCCGCATTACCGCCTCCCCGCGAATCTTTACCGCCGCCTTGTCCGGGGTTTCCACGACCGGACTCGGCATCTCGTTGCCCCCGGATCGCCAAGGAGCGGCGGCGCCGACACGGCGTTGTCCGCAGACTCATTGCCCGCATCCACAAAGAGCGCTGACCGACATCGTCCTAAGTCAGGTTGCAATCGCACTGCCCGGACCACCGCACGCGGCGGATTACACAGTGACCATCAGCCGCCGTGCGCGCTACGCCACCCCTGATCGCCTCTTGAGGCTGCCGATTTCGCCCAGCATGCGCGATCGCCCCTGGCAAGCTTGCCGATCGGGGACCGGGTCAACTCAACCTCCCGCTGCTGACGCCCTGCGATGCCCGGGCCGCATTCGATCTGCCGCGCGCGACCTGCCGAAGTAGCCCCGCACAATTTGGTAGGCACGTTTCGGTCGCGATGTGTCAGCATTGGGACGTGAACGCACGCCGATTTGCTCGTTTGCTGGGTATCGCGGTGGTGACAACCGGGGCGACGCTGAGCCCGCCGATCCTCGTTTCTTCCGCATCGGCCGCGCCCTGCCCCGACGTCGAAGTGACGTTTGCCCGCGGCACCGCCGAGCCGCCCGGAGTCGGTGGGGTCGGACAGGCGTTTGTCGACTCACTGCGCTCGCAGGTTGGCGGTCGGTCCCTCGGGGTGTATCCGGTCAACTACCCTGCCACCGAAGATTGGCCTCCGTCGGCATCAGCGGGAGCCAACGATGCCAGCGCTCACGTGGAGTCCATGGCAGCCAATTGCCCCGACACCAAGCTGGTATTAGGTGGATATTCCCAAGGGGCGATGGTGATAGACCTGATCACCATCGCCCAGGCCCCGGTTGCCGGCTTTATCCCCCAAACGTTGTCAGCGGAGGTGGCTGATCATGTTGCCGCGGTCGCCCTGTTCGGAAATCCGAGCGACCGATATCTGGGTGGCCCGGTGAGCGCGATCAGCCCATGGTATGGACACAAGGCAATCGACCTGTGTGCGCCGGACGATCCGATTTGCACTCCGGGCGTCCTCGCGCTGCCTTCACATGACGAGATGTTCTCGCCGGCACACCTCACGTATGAGCATTCCGATATGCCTGGCCAAGCAGCAACTTTCGTGGTGAGCCAGCTATAGCGCACATGCTGGTAAGCCTGCGTTCGGCGTCCTGCGTGGGCCAGGGCCCTGACCAATTAGTTTCAGAACAAGGCAGATAGCGCCAAAGAAATCTGAAATCACTTGTGTCACTTTTATTTCAGTGAGTCTTTGGACGGCAATTTTTGTCGGTGCCCTCCGCTAGTTTCGAGCCATGAGTTCAGGTGTCGTGGATCGAGAGGAGATCACGGCTGCCTTCGACGCCCTGGACGCCGCGGTCGAGGCGGTGGCCGAGCTGAATTTCGACGCACTGACCACCCGCGAGTGGCTAATCCTGCTGGAACGCAGCGAACGGGTCCGCCGGCGGCTCCCGGTGCCCGAGCATCGGCTGATCAATAACCTGGCCCGCCAGGCCACCGCCGAAGAGCTCGGCGGCAAACTCTCCCACGCCGTTGCCGAATGGACCCTGACCAGCCGCGCCGAGGCCGCCCGGCGCATCAAAGAGGCCGCCGAACTGGGGCCCCGGCGCGGACTGTCCGGCGAAGCGCTGCCACCACTGCTGGCGGCCACCGCCGCCGCCCAGCGCGACGGAAAACTCGGAGCAGGCCAAGTAGCGGTCATCCGCCGCTTCTGCCAGCAGCTGCCGGGCTGGGTCGACCAGGGCACCCGCGAGCGTGCCGAAGCCGATTTGGCCCGACAAGGCGGCCAGTATCGACCGGAGCAGTTGGCGGGTCTCGCCAATACCATCGCCGACTGCCTCAACCCCGACGGCACCTATCGCGACGAAGATCGGGCGCGTCGGCGCGGCCTGACGCTGAACAACCAGCAAGCCGACGGCATGTCGGAGTTGCGCGGCTGGATTACCCCGGAACTGCGCGCCACCGTCGAGGCGGTGCTAGCCAAACTGGCCGCTCCCGGCATGTGCAATCCGTTCGATGACACGCCGTGCGTCGACGGCACACCCACCCAAGACGGCATTGACCGCGACGTTCGCTCGGTACCCCAGCGCAACCACGACGCGCTCAATGCCGCGCTGCGCGCGATGCTGGCATCCGGAGCACTCGGCCGGCACAACGGGCTGCCCGCCTCCATCATCGTCACTACCACTCTGACGGAGTTGGAAGCCGCCGCCGGCAAAGGACTGACCGGCGGCGGTACCCTCTTGCCAATGTCGGACGTGATCCGGTTGGCCCGTCATTCCCACCACTATTTGGCGATCTTCGACAAGGGCAAAGCCCTGGCGCTCTATCACACCAAGCGCCTAGCCTCACCAGGGCAACGAATTGTGTTGTACGCCAAAGATCGTGGCTGCTCAGCCCCGGGATGCGACGTCAAAGGCTACTACTGCGAAGTCCATCATGTCACCGACTACGCCGCCTGCCGTACCACCGATGTCAACGACCTCACCTTCGGGTGCGGTCCCCAACATCGGATCCTCAAACCCGGCGGATGGACCACTCGAAAAAACGTGCACGGCGACACCGAATGGATCCCACCGCCGCATCTAGACCGGGGCCAACCTCGAATCAACAATTTTCATCATCCGGAGAAGCTCCTGCGTGCCCAGGATGATGGCGACGGCGACAACACCATTCGCCCGTCCGGTTAGAGATCCAAAATTGCGGTCTCCGGCGCTTCGATCAGGCCACGCAGGTCGCACATGAATCGTGCGGCCTGAGCGCCATCTGCGACCCGGTGGTCGAACACGCAGGCCAATGCCATCGTGGGACGCGCGACCACCTCATCGCCGACGACCACCGGGCGAGGCTTGATCTCGCCCATCCCAAGGATGGCGGCTTCGGGATAATTGATCACCGGTACACCGTCGTCCACACCCAGTGCCCCAAAATTCGAGACGGTGAACGTGGAACCGCGCAACTCTCCCGGTGTCAAACGGCCTTGGCGCGCACCAGCGATCAGCTCAGCCGTGCGGCCGGCCAGTTCGCGCGTGGTCTTGCCATCGGCATCGGTGATCACCGGGACCAGCAGGCCCCGCTTGGTGGCTACACCGAAACCCAAATGCACTCCGGGGTGCATCTGAACCTGCGGCCCGCCAGATGAGTCGATCCAGGTCGAGTTGAGCATCGGGTTGTTCTTCAGAGCAATAATCAGTAGCCGCATCACCAACACGAACGGCGTGATCTCCGGCGCGACCAACCGGATGCGGTCCCGCAACCCCAACAGTTGGGCACAGACAACCTCCACGCTGATCTTCGCTGCCGGAATTTCTCTGTGGGACAGCGTCATCTTTTCCGCCATGTGTGCCTGCACACCACGGACCTGCCGGACCCCGTTCCCGGTGCCCCCGCCCCGAGCAGCAGCCAACACATCGGCGCGAGTGACCACGCCGTCGTCACCGCGCTGTAGCGAAGCCAGGTCAACCATGAGCTCCTTGGCCAGTTTTCGTACCGGCGGTGCGGCAAGTGGCCGCCCTGGCCGCCTGGTGGCGTCGATCTCCTCATCGGCGCCATAGCCGACCAACGTGGGAGCCGCGGTCTCGCCATTGGTGGCCGGCGCCAAATCCGGCGCGGTGTCGATTCGCACCAGAACGGCACCCACCTGGATCACATCGCCTTCGGATCCACCCAAGTCGACGATCCGGCCGGCATACGGGCTGGGGATCTCGACTTCGGCCTTAGCGGTTTCCACCGAACACAACACCTGGTTGAGTTCGACGTCCTCACCAACCGCGACGTTCCACGAGGTAACCGTGACCTCCTCGAGTCCCTCACCGAGATCCGGGACTCGGAAACACTTGACCCGCTCGTCTGCGCTCATGGTTGTGACAGCACGCGTTCGACGCAGTCCAGCAGCCGGTCGGGACCTGGTAGCCACAATTTCTCCAATCGCGCCGGGGGGTAGGGAGTGTCAAACCCACAGGCGCGCAATACCGGAGCTTCCAGCTCGTAGAACATCTTCTCCTGGATTCGGGCGGCCAGCTCGGCACCGTAACCGAGGTTCCGAGGCCCCTCATGCATTACCACGCACCGTCCGGTCCGGTGGATGGACGCGGCGATGGTGTCAAAGTCAAGCGGTATCAGGGACCGCAGATCGATGACCTCCAGACTCCACCCGAATTGCCGCGCAGCATCTTTCGCGGTGCGCTGAGCGGTGGTGACGAGGCTTCCGTAGGTCACGACCGTCACATCGGTACCGGTGTGGCGGACCATCGCGTGACCGAGCGGAGGCTCGGGCTGGGTGGTATCAACCAGTCCTCGAACCTGATAACGCCGCTTCGGCTCGAGAAACATCACCGGATCTGGACAGGCGATAGCGTGCCGCAACAGCCAATAGGCATCCCCGGGAGTCGAGGGAACCACCACTTTCAAACCCGCAGTGTGCACCCAATAGGACTCGGTGGACTCCGAATGATGCTCGGCGGCTCCGATACCACCGAACGATGGGATCCTCACCGTCACCGGCATATTCACCTCGCCACGGGTGCGCGTGCGATATTTGGCCAGATGACTGACGACTTGATCGAAAGCGGGATAGGAGAAGCCGTCGAATTGGATCTCCGGCACCGGCACAAAGCCGCGCAGTGCCAGACCCACCGCGATGCCGATCAGCGCGGACTCGGCCAACGGGGTGTCGAAACAGCGCTCCTCACCGAAGGTTTCGGTCAGGCCTTCAGTTACCCTGAACACCCCGCCCTCGACGGCAACGTCTTCGCCGAACACCAGCACGCGGTCGTCGGCGGCCATCGCGTCATGCAGCGCGCGATTAAGCGACTGCACCATGGTCAACGACTGCACGACGTCGGAGACCGGCATCGTCAGCTTTTGGTCGGCGCGGGCCGGAGGATCGACGATCTGCGTCATGCTCAACCCCTCAATCGGATCGGGCGAGTTCGGCCCGCAACTGTTGGCGCTGCTCCTGCAACCCGGGAGTGATTTCGGCGAACACCGTTGTGAAGACGTCGTCGACGTCGAAATCGGGCGCCCCAACCACCGCGTCACGCAGTTCGGTCCGCAGTCGTTGCGCACGAGCGGCGACCCGCTCCTCCAGACGCTGCGACCATACCCCTTGGCGTTGCAAATACGTTCGGTAGCGCGGAATAGGGTCCCGCGCTAGCCACCGATCGACCTCCTCCTGGCTCCGGTACCGTTTCGGATCATCGGCGGTGGTATGCGGGCCGAGGCGATATGTAACCGCCTCGATCAACGTTGGGCCACCCCCTGACCTGGCTCGGGCTGCGGCCTCGGCCATCACCGAATAGCACGCCAATACGTCGTTGCCGTCCACGCGAATCCCGGGTATTCCGTAGCCAATCGACTTGTGCGCGAGAGACGCTGCAGCCGTCTGCTTGGATACCGGAAGCGAAATCGCCCACTGGTTGTTTTGCACGTAGAAGACGCACGGCGCGCCGAACACCGCCGCCGAGTTGAGCGCCTCATGCACGTCGCCCTCACTGGTGGCGCCATCGCCGAGGAACGCCACCGTTACCGAGCCCTCATCGAGGCGCTGTGCTGCCATAGCCGCGCCGACGGCATGCAGTGTCTGAGTGCCGATCGGGATCGAGATCGGGGCACAGCATTTCTTGGTGAACTCCAGTCCGCCGTGCCAGGTTCCACGCCATGCGGCCGCAACATGGCCGGGCGAGATACCGCGCACCAGGTAGGCGCCCAATTCGCGGTATTGCGGGAAAAGCCAGTCGGTCTTGCGTAGACATGCCGAGGCGCCGACCTGCGCGGCCTCCTGACCACGGCAGGACGCGAACAGCGCCAGCTCTCCTTGGCGCTTCAGATTGATGAACTCGGTATCCAGCTCTCGGGTGACGACCATCATCTCGTAGAGCCAGCACAGCGTTTCGACTGGAAGGTCCCGACTGTAGCGACGTTCGGCCGTAGGCGAGCCGTCCACGCCGACCAGCTGGACCGGGTCGAGGGCGACGGTTACCGAGATCGGAGATTTTCCCGCCATAACGCCTCCCGCGCCCCGCAGCCGGCTAACGCCGTCAGAAGATGCCACCTACCGGTGTCCGATCACCAACCAACTGCGTTGCATCCCGCGCGTCGGCGCCCGCGGCGCGACAGCTACAGCAAAATCTCGGGCGGCAACCGCCGCAAGCACTCACCCATCGTCAAACCCACGATGGGTTTCGCTCGCCGCACTACCGACGCACCACCCATTATGCCCTCAAATCCGAAGACACACTGGTGATCGCGGGATCAACAGGATCCGTGTCGCGGCCAGCGAGTTGATCCGCACGCCGCTCAGCCAACAACTCGGACGACCGCAAACCAGCAACTGCTACCCAGGAACAGATTCCCCCGCCCGCACCAGCATCCTCTCCGCGTGCCGCAGCACCGGGGAGTCGACCATCTGTCCTTCGAAAGCGAACACCCCACGCTCGCTTTGCGACGCGGCCAGGACCCGGCGCGCCCAGGCCAGCTTTTCCTCGCTGGGTCGATAGGCGTTGCGCACCACCGGGACCTGACTCGGATGAATGCACACCGTCACGTCAAAGCCCACCGCCGCGGCGTCGAAGGCTTCTTCCTGCAAGCCATCGATGTCGCGGATGTCCAGATGCACGGCGTCGAGGGCCAAGCGGCCGAATGCAGAGGCCGCCAGCAGTGTGGTCGATCGCACGTGACGAGCCACGTCCCGGTAACCGCCGTCCGCGCGCCGGCTGGAGCTGCCACCTAGCGTGGCGATCAAGTCCTCGGCGCCCCACATCATCCCTACGGTGTTGTCGGCGGCGGCGATTTCGGCAGCAAACAGGGCGCCACGTGCCGTCTCCACCAACGCGATGACCGCGCGTGGGGCCAGGGCAGCGATCTGTTCGGCCGACTCCGCCTTGGGGAGCATCACCATGGTGTATGCGGTAGCGGCCAAGGCCTCCAGGTCGCGGGCATGGTCGTCGCTGTCGGCCGCGTTGATCCGAACAACGGTACGTCCAGGGTCTAGTGGGGTGTCACGCAACGCTTGGCGGGCGGCGGGCTTCGCCGCCTCGGCCACACCGTCCTCGAGATCAAGAATCACCACGTCGGCGGCGGCGGCGGCCTTTGCGAAGCGTTCGGGGCGGTCTGCCGGACAGAACAACCATCCTGGTCCTGCACCACGCAGGTTCATCGCGCCTCCTTAGACTGGCCGCTTTTGTACCAGCGTGGTCCGCACCGCGCGTGCGACGACCTCGCCATGCTGGTTGCGAGCTGTGTGCTCGAGGGTGACAATGCCCTCATCGGGACGGCTGTTCGATTCCCGCTTGCCCGTACACACCGTCTCCGCGTACAGGGTGTCGCCGTGAAAAACCGGCTTGGGAAACGACACCTCGGAAAAGCCGAGATTGGCCACGATGGTGCCTAACGTCAGCTGCGCCACCGACAACCCCACCAGGGTGGACAAGGTGAACATCGAGTTCACCAATCGCTCACCCCCAAAGCCCGGCTGCTCGGCGGCCCACGCGGCATCGAGGTGCAGCGACTGGGTGTTCATCGTCAGCGTGGTGAACAAGACGTTGTCGGCTTCGGTGACGGTGCGACCGGGCCGGTGCAGGTACCTCGTGTCGATCTCGAACTCTTCGAACCATAACCCGCGCTGGACAACAGACTTGCCGGGCCGCTCGGTCATGCCAGACCCAGCGAGCGCGCGATCAGCATCAGCTGAACCTCGGTGGTGCCCTCGCCAATCTCCAGAATCTTGCTGTCGCGGTAGTGACGGGCCACTGGGTATTCGTTCATGAAGCCGTAGCCGCCATGGATTTGGGTGGCATCACGTGCATTATCCATCGCCGCCTCCGAGGAAATCATCTTCGCGATCGCCGCCTCCTTCTTGAACGGCTTGCCCGCCACCATCCTTGCCGCCGCCTCGTAGTACGCCGTGCGGGCCACGTGGGCACGCGCCTCCATCCGCGCGATCTTGAAGCTGATCGCCTGGTACGAACCGATTGGGCGGCCAAACGATTCCCGTTCCTTGGCGTACTTGACGCTCTCGTCGACGCAGCCCTGCGCCACCCCGGTAGCTAGCGCAGCGATCGCGATCCGCCCCTCGTCGAGGATCGACAAAAAGTTCGCGTAGCCGGTTCCACGGGCACCGAGCAGGTTCTCCTCGGGCACTCGCGCATCGGTGAACGTCAGCGGGTGGGTGTCCGAGGCGTTCCAGCCGACCTTGTTATAGACCGGTTCCACAATGAATCCCGCTGTGCCGCTGGGCACGATGATCGTTGAGATTTCCTTCTTGCCATCGGCGATGCTTCCCGTGACCGCGGTGACGGTGACCAGCGACGTAATGTCGGTGCCGGAATTGGTGATGAATTGCTTGCTGCCGTTGATGATCCACTCACCACCCTCGAGCCGGGCGGAGGTGCGAGTGCTGCCGGCATCCGAACCCGCCCCCGGCTCGGTGAGTCCGAAGCCGGCCAGCGCGCGGCCCGCAATCAGGTCCGGTAGCCAGGTTTGCTTCTGCTCCTCGGTGCCGAAGCGGTAGATCGGCATCGCACCCAGGCCCACCGCCGCCTCGAGCGTGATCGCTACCGACTGGTCGACCTTGCCCAGTTCTTCTAACGCCAACGCCAACGCGAAGTAGTCGCCGCCCATTCCGCCGTATTCTTCTGGGAACGGTAGGCCGAACAGTCCCATCTCCCCCATCTTCGCCACGACTTCGTACGGGAAGCTGTGCTCCTCATCGTGTTTGGCTGAAACCGGCGCCACCACGGTACGGGCGAATTCTGCGACCGTGTCGCGAAGCTCTTCGTATTCCTTCGCTAACGTCCCTGCGGTCATCGTTGTTGTCATGGTCCTTCATCCTTGGTCTCGGCGGCTGGAACCAGCCGCGCCAACACCTGATCGACTTTCACCTGATCGCCGACGGAAACCAATAGCTCCACCTGTCCCGAAACCGGCGCGGTGAGTGAATGTTCCATCTTCATCGCCTCGACCACCACCACCACGTCCCCTTCGCCGATCTCCGCGCCGGAGGGGACCTGCACGGCTATCACGCTGCCGGGCATGGGACTGAGAACCTCGGCTTGTCGCTCGCCGCCGTCTCGGTGAATCTTCTGCTCGTCGGCCTCGCGAATGTGCCAGATTCCACGATCGTCGGCGATCCAAAGATGCCGATCGGCTTCCGCCCAATGGTACTCCCGGCGCAACCCGTCCAGGGTTACGCTCATCCGCTCATCGCAGAGATTAATACTGCCACAATGGATTTCACCATCGCCCACCTGCACGCGGGCCGCCTCTGGCAAGCCCCACACCGAGACCGTCTCGGTACGCAAGGACGTGCGCATCGCAGTGCGCACCGGGGCGCTGTCGCCTCCGATGCGCCACCCGGTGGGCGCTGCCCACAGGTTGCCCGCGCGTCGCGCCCTCGCAGCCAAGGCCCATTGGACATAGAGGCCGCCCGCGGCGAACACATCTTCGGGCGCGGCCAGCGGCGCAAAATCGGCCAGCCGATGATCGAGCAGTGCGGTGTCCAGGTCCCCGGCCTGCACCCGGTCGTCGGCAAGCAGGAAGCGGAGAAATTCGACGTTGGTTTGCACACCCAGCACCGCGGTGTGTGCCAGCGCCTGGTCCAGGCGCGCCAGTGCCTGATCCCGGTTGATTCCGTGCGCGATCACCTTGCTCAGCATCGGGTCGTAGTCGCTGCCCACCACGGTCCCGCTCAGCAGCGACGAGTCCACCCGCACACCCGCTCCGGACGGTTCGAGCAGCTGCAGCACCCGGCCGCCGGTCGGCAGGAATCCCCGTGCGGGGTCCTCGGCGTACACGCGGGCTTCGATCGCGTGCCCGCGGAGCTCGACGTCGCCTTGGGTCAAAGCCAGCTTTTCACCGGCGGCCACCCGCAATTGCCACTCCACCAGGTCGAGTCCGGTGACCGCCTCGGTGACCGGATGCTCCACTTGCAGACGGGTGTTCATCTCCATGAAGAAAAACTCGTCCGGGCGTTCGGCGGAGACAATGAACTCCACGGTTCCGGCGCCGACGTAGTCGACACTGCGGGCGGTGTTGCACGCCGCGGCACCGATCCGGGCCCGAGATTGCGCGTCCAGCAGCGGCGACGGTGCCTCCTCGATGACCTTCTGGTGGCGCCGCTGCAGACTACACTCACGTTCACCGAGATGGATCACGTTGCCATGGCTATCAGCGAGAATTTGGACCTCGATGTGCCTGGGCCGCAGCACAAATCGCTCCAAGAACAGGGTGTCGTCACCGAACGATGCGGCGGCCTCGCGCCGTGCGCCGACCAACGCTTCTCGCAGCCGCGCCGGCTCCTCCACCAGCCGCATACCCTTGCCGCCGCCACCGGCAGAAGGCTTGATCAGCACCGGATAGCCGACCTCCTCGGCCGCGGTGACCAGGTCGTCGTCGCTCAGCCCGGAACGCGCCACCCCGGGAACCACAGGAACGTCGAAGGCGGCGACCGCGTTTTTCGCGGTGATCTTGTCGCCCATCACCTCAATCGCGCGCGCCGGCGGCCCGATGAACACCACACCTGCGCTCTCGCAGGCCGCCGCAAAATCATCGCTCTCGGAAAGAAACCCGTAGCCGGGATGGATTGCCTGAGATCCCGTGCGCTTCGCGGCATCAAGCACCTTGTCGATATCCAGATAGCTTTGGCGTGCGGCGGCCGGCCCGAGCCGTACGGCGGTATCGGCC belongs to Mycobacterium basiliense and includes:
- a CDS encoding acyl-CoA dehydrogenase family protein, with amino-acid sequence MTTTMTAGTLAKEYEELRDTVAEFARTVVAPVSAKHDEEHSFPYEVVAKMGEMGLFGLPFPEEYGGMGGDYFALALALEELGKVDQSVAITLEAAVGLGAMPIYRFGTEEQKQTWLPDLIAGRALAGFGLTEPGAGSDAGSTRTSARLEGGEWIINGSKQFITNSGTDITSLVTVTAVTGSIADGKKEISTIIVPSGTAGFIVEPVYNKVGWNASDTHPLTFTDARVPEENLLGARGTGYANFLSILDEGRIAIAALATGVAQGCVDESVKYAKERESFGRPIGSYQAISFKIARMEARAHVARTAYYEAAARMVAGKPFKKEAAIAKMISSEAAMDNARDATQIHGGYGFMNEYPVARHYRDSKILEIGEGTTEVQLMLIARSLGLA
- a CDS encoding acetyl/propionyl/methylcrotonyl-CoA carboxylase subunit alpha — encoded protein: MFDTVLVANRGEIAVRVIRTLRRLGIGSVAVYSDPDAGARHVLEADTAVRLGPAAARQSYLDIDKVLDAAKRTGSQAIHPGYGFLSESDDFAAACESAGVVFIGPPARAIEVMGDKITAKNAVAAFDVPVVPGVARSGLSDDDLVTAAEEVGYPVLIKPSAGGGGKGMRLVEEPARLREALVGARREAAASFGDDTLFLERFVLRPRHIEVQILADSHGNVIHLGERECSLQRRHQKVIEEAPSPLLDAQSRARIGAAACNTARSVDYVGAGTVEFIVSAERPDEFFFMEMNTRLQVEHPVTEAVTGLDLVEWQLRVAAGEKLALTQGDVELRGHAIEARVYAEDPARGFLPTGGRVLQLLEPSGAGVRVDSSLLSGTVVGSDYDPMLSKVIAHGINRDQALARLDQALAHTAVLGVQTNVEFLRFLLADDRVQAGDLDTALLDHRLADFAPLAAPEDVFAAGGLYVQWALAARARRAGNLWAAPTGWRIGGDSAPVRTAMRTSLRTETVSVWGLPEAARVQVGDGEIHCGSINLCDERMSVTLDGLRREYHWAEADRHLWIADDRGIWHIREADEQKIHRDGGERQAEVLSPMPGSVIAVQVPSGAEIGEGDVVVVVEAMKMEHSLTAPVSGQVELLVSVGDQVKVDQVLARLVPAAETKDEGP